One window of Triticum dicoccoides isolate Atlit2015 ecotype Zavitan chromosome 5A, WEW_v2.0, whole genome shotgun sequence genomic DNA carries:
- the LOC119297226 gene encoding hsc70-interacting protein-like — MDDIDDDDKEEEEDDQDMRDPTPEPDELDEEIVESDLELDHDGVVQPDHDDAPQKGDRVIDAEATMVLVVPDACRGALICKGGSSSRTSKLCCFATE; from the exons ATGGATGACATCGACGATGAtgacaaggaagaggaggaggacgaccaGGACATGCGcgaccccacccccgagcccgacgAGCTTGACGAGGAGATCGTCGAGTCCGACCTCGAGCTCGACCACGACGGTGTCGTCCAGCCCGACCATGATGACGCGCCACAGAAG GGTGACCGGGTGATTGACGCTGAGGCTACCATGGTGCTCGTGGTGCCCGACGCCTGCCGCGGTGCGCTCATCTGCAAAGGAGGGAGCTCATCAA GAACTAGCAAACTTTGTTGTTTTGCAACTGAATGA